The Saccharopolyspora gloriosae genome has a segment encoding these proteins:
- a CDS encoding MerR family transcriptional regulator, whose translation MLRTADEELTIDELAARAGVTVRTVRFYASRGLLPPPRLRGRLGLYGGDHLARLDLIRELQALGFTLSAIERHLERIPDDATPRISRCNAPCSRRGPATRAKTSPGTN comes from the coding sequence ATGCTCCGAACCGCGGACGAAGAGCTCACCATCGACGAATTGGCCGCCCGCGCCGGCGTCACCGTGCGCACCGTTCGCTTCTACGCGTCCCGAGGCCTGCTTCCCCCGCCCCGGCTGCGCGGCCGACTCGGCCTCTACGGCGGTGATCACCTCGCGCGGCTCGACCTCATCCGGGAATTGCAAGCGCTCGGGTTCACCCTCTCCGCCATCGAACGCCACCTGGAGCGGATTCCCGACGACGCCACCCCGAGGATCTCGCGCTGCAACGCGCCCTGCTCGCGCCGTGGACCAGCGACCAGAGCGAAGACCTCACCCGGCACGAACTGA